The window AGACGCGAGGCATTGAAAAGAATGATGGAAGACGCAGAAAGTATAGGTGCTGATGCAGTCATAAACATAAGATACTCCACAAGTGCTGTAATGACTGGTGCTGCAGAGATGTTAGCATACGGAACGGCAGTAAAATTGAAATAACGGTAAACTTATATATTAAATCTTAGCAAAAAGCTTGAGGTTATCACATGCCAAAAGTAACAGTAAACGAGGACTGTTCAGGATGCGAAGTTTGCATCTCTACATGTCCGGTAGCAGTATTCGAAATGCAAGGAGATATAGCAGTACCGGTCAATGAAAAAGACTGTATTGCATGTGATCTTTGTGTAAACGAATGCACAGTAAACGCAATAACAGTAGAGGAGGATTAGAAATGTCAGACGAAAATATCGTATTTGTCGGAAGTAAACCTGTAATGAACTATGTTTTAGCTGTTGTAACACAGCTCAACAATAAAGAAACAGACAATGTAGTAATAAAAGCAAGAGGAAGAGCCATTTCTAGAGCAGTCGACGTTGCAGAAATTGTCAGAAACAAATTCGTAGTAGACGTTAACGTACAACAAATATCTACATCAACAGAAACTATTACAAGAGATGACAATTCAAGTGCCAACGTTTCTGCAATAGAGATAACTCTTAAAAGATAAAATAAAAAATTTTATTATTTTTAATTTAATTCTAATAAGATTCTATTTTAATAACTATTTTGCACCTTAATTATTAAAGATTATGTTTAGACTAGAAAATTTCTTTACTTGAATATCCTCTTGACCACTTCCAATGTTATATCATAAGTTCTATCGTAACTCTTCCCAAATTTCTGCCCT is drawn from Methanofastidiosum sp. and contains these coding sequences:
- the albA gene encoding DNA-binding protein Alba — translated: MSDENIVFVGSKPVMNYVLAVVTQLNNKETDNVVIKARGRAISRAVDVAEIVRNKFVVDVNVQQISTSTETITRDDNSSANVSAIEITLKR
- a CDS encoding 4Fe-4S binding protein, with amino-acid sequence MPKVTVNEDCSGCEVCISTCPVAVFEMQGDIAVPVNEKDCIACDLCVNECTVNAITVEED